One segment of Brassica napus cultivar Da-Ae chromosome C3, Da-Ae, whole genome shotgun sequence DNA contains the following:
- the LOC125583193 gene encoding uncharacterized protein LOC125583193, with product MPADEKTAQIEEPTEVQVEEAEAAENIPPMVRVYTPKLPYPVKQRKSRRDLEAAKCKEMVSKLNVKLSFEDDVEMMPALKRYVKSLVTNKASPKENVMSISKRCSTLLQNRAPEKMEDPASFVLSCEIKGAVFEKSLCDLGSSVNLMPYTVAQRLGLTNFRSTKIQLVFADRSVRHPVGVILDIDVVIGNHRIPADFVVLELDQEPKDPLILGRPFLATAGAIIDVKKGKIDLHLGDIIMKFEVNKMLKRPTLDVHTFSIDHTSEDDDEDDEVTK from the coding sequence GATTGAAGAACCCACTGAGGTACAAGTTGAAGAGGCTGAAGCTGCTGAAAACATACCGCCTATGGTTCGAGTATATACCCCTAAGCTGCCTTACCCAGTGAAACAGAGGAAATCCCGCAGAGATTTGGAGGCAGCTAAGTGCAAAGAAATGGTAAGCAAGTTGAATGTGAAGCTCTCGTTTGAAGATGATGTTGAAATGATGCCTGCTCTGAAGAGATATGTCAAGAGCTTGGTGACTAACAAAGCCTCACCTAAGGAGAATGTTATGTCTATCTCCAAAAGATGTAGCACACTACTTCAGAACAGAGCACCAGAGAAGATGGAAGATCCTGCGAGTTTTGTGTTATCATGTGAGATCAAAGGAGCTGTATTCGAGAAATCTCTCTGCGACTTGGGATCTAGTGTGAACCTGATGCCATACACTGTGGCACAGAGGCTTGGTCTCACAAACTTCAGGTCAACGAAAATCCAGCTAGTCTTCGCAGATCGCTCAGTAAGACATCCCGTCGGAGTTATTTTAGACATCGATGTGGTGATCGGAAACCATAGAATTCCTGCAGACTTTGTAGTGCTGGAGCTCGATCAGGAGCCAAAGGACCCTCTCATTCTGGGACGTCCATTTCTGGCCACAGCAGGAGCTATCATCGATGTAAAGAAAGGGAAGATAGATCTCCATCTGGGAGACATAATCATGAAGTTCGAGGTGAATAAGATGCTGAAAAGACCCACACTGGATGTACACACGTTCTCCATCGATCATACCtcagaagatgatgatgaagatgatgaagtaACTAAATAA